Proteins encoded within one genomic window of Spirochaetota bacterium:
- a CDS encoding YgiQ family radical SAM protein: protein MSGKALDFFPVTRDDLDALRWDYVDVVLVTGDAYVDHPSFGTAVIARVLERDGLRVAVLAMPRWREPAVIATFGRPRLFFGVSSGNVDSMIARHTAFKKVRNDDPYTPAGIESGKPERAVIVYCNMIRAVYKDVPIVIGGIEASMRRFAHYDFWSDRVRRSIILDARAHLLVYGMGEGQVREAAKRIREGNSLSGIPGTVEVAREAPPGALLLPPEEDACARPDAYLEFYRSYSRNQHRVLAMPSGKRFIVQYPQAETTREALDAVYALPFTRKPHPSYAGKIPAFEMIKHSITAHRGCVSGCAFCSLSLHQGRRIVRRSVESVLAEARLIAAMDYFTGHISDVGGPSANMYGTGCAADWKCARESCAWPDLCPNLRPNSKEWMKLLASVEKVPGVKQVTVGSGIRYDLLMRDDPSCLRALLARHVSGQLKIAPEHTSARVLRAMRKAPLVDLEDFMREFFNAAKAAGKKLYVVPYLMSCHPGCTDADMSTMKNEVQKIFHFIPEQVQAFIPLPLTLSSVMYYTGKDPFTGETLFSEKDPRRRRRQHDILFK, encoded by the coding sequence GCTGCGCGTCGCGGTGCTTGCCATGCCCCGCTGGCGCGAGCCCGCGGTGATCGCGACGTTCGGGCGGCCGCGGCTCTTCTTCGGGGTGAGCTCCGGGAACGTGGATTCGATGATCGCGCGCCATACCGCGTTTAAAAAGGTGCGCAACGACGATCCTTACACCCCCGCGGGCATCGAGAGCGGCAAGCCCGAGCGCGCCGTGATCGTCTACTGCAATATGATACGCGCGGTGTACAAGGACGTCCCCATTGTAATAGGCGGGATCGAGGCGTCCATGCGGCGCTTCGCCCACTACGACTTCTGGAGCGACCGCGTGCGCCGCTCCATTATCCTCGACGCGCGCGCACACCTGCTCGTGTACGGCATGGGCGAGGGCCAGGTACGGGAAGCCGCCAAGAGGATCAGGGAGGGGAATTCCCTTTCCGGCATTCCCGGGACCGTGGAGGTCGCGCGCGAAGCGCCGCCCGGCGCGCTCCTGCTTCCCCCGGAGGAGGACGCGTGCGCGCGGCCGGACGCGTACCTTGAATTCTACCGGAGCTATTCGAGAAACCAACACCGGGTCCTCGCGATGCCCTCCGGAAAGCGGTTTATCGTGCAGTACCCGCAGGCGGAAACGACCCGCGAGGCGCTCGACGCCGTGTACGCGCTGCCTTTCACGCGCAAACCCCACCCGTCGTACGCGGGAAAAATCCCGGCCTTCGAGATGATCAAGCATTCAATCACCGCGCATCGCGGGTGCGTGTCCGGGTGCGCGTTCTGCTCGCTCTCGCTGCACCAGGGGCGAAGAATCGTGCGGCGGAGCGTGGAATCGGTGCTGGCGGAGGCGCGGCTGATCGCCGCCATGGATTATTTCACGGGACATATCAGCGACGTGGGCGGGCCCTCGGCGAACATGTACGGGACCGGGTGTGCCGCGGACTGGAAGTGCGCCCGGGAAAGCTGCGCCTGGCCCGACCTGTGCCCGAATCTGCGCCCCAACTCGAAGGAATGGATGAAGCTGCTCGCCTCGGTCGAAAAGGTGCCCGGCGTGAAGCAGGTCACGGTGGGCTCCGGGATACGCTACGATCTCCTCATGCGGGACGACCCGTCCTGCCTGCGCGCGCTCCTCGCGCGCCATGTGAGCGGGCAGCTCAAGATCGCGCCGGAGCACACGAGCGCGCGGGTACTCCGCGCGATGCGCAAGGCGCCGCTGGTCGACCTTGAGGATTTCATGCGCGAATTTTTCAACGCGGCGAAGGCCGCGGGGAAGAAGCTCTACGTGGTGCCCTACCTCATGTCATGCCATCCCGGCTGCACCGACGCGGACATGAGCACGATGAAGAACGAGGTCCAGAAAATCTTTCACTTCATCCCGGAGCAGGTGCAGGCGTTCATCCCGCTCCCGCTCACCCTGTCATCGGTGATGTATTATACGGGGAAGGACCCCTTCACCGGCGAAACGCTTTTTTCCGAGAAGGACCCGCGCAGGCGCCGCAGGCAGCACGACATCCTTTTTAAATAG